CTACCATTAAGATTTTTGGATCCAACAAAAACAGACCAGAAGATTATCAGGGTAAGGACTTTTCCTAACTTCTCCGTTCCCCTGGTCGGAATCTTAATTTGAGCAGGTAGGTGAAAAACAGGAGGGCCTAACTCGATAGTCAATTTAAACTATTGATGTTACTGTGGAATATTTTGCCTGAGGATCTTTATGCCTTGTAAACACATACAGTATTTGAGTATTAAAGCTGTTATGTAGTCTCCTATTGATAAGAAATAAGTACCACAAATTCTCCCTCTTGTGTAGATAAGTAAATTGTATTTGCTGTGACTCACTGAGGCAACTAAAGAGAGGATTCTGGCTCTAGACTCAAGGGTAAATGTTATTTTAGTCACTCTGTTCTTTCATAGAATAGTCCTGGTGTTTTATTTAAGATCTCACAAACAGATCATTATATTAGGAAAATCAGAATTGCTAGGTTGAGCTATATCCAGGGTCCTAATAAAAGTATTGGGCATAGTGTATTTAAATTATGCtcatttgatcattttttaaagatttcatcaCCTGGGGCATATCAGTGACTGAGCTTAGAGTCTGACGTCTTAGGTTTTGCTCTTTGTGAGAAGAACAAGTTTGTGGGGTTGGGCGGGGGGAGAATCAGCATCACAGGAAGGCAGAATGCTATTGTGTTGTCTGAACTTAGGGTCTTGCTTTGCATCAGCTGAGAGAGAAGACATCCTCAGAAAAGGGAAGCGAAGGGAGTGCGTGCAGAACCTAGAGAGGGAGCTCTGAAGACAGCCTGGCCTGGGTGTAACTGCGGGCTAGGCACAGCACCTAATCCCTGGACTTGCTTCTCACCTGTAACATGGGGTGTGAAGACCTATTTCAGGCTGCGAGAAGTTGCATTGACAGAGCACATGTAAAGCATATAACCTGGCAGATATCGATGTAGTTGGTACATCTCCCAGCTGGGGGTCAAAtacttggagatagggccttAGACATGACATTTCTTCTAGACTCACCAGCTCTGAAGTCCCATAAAATgatcagtttcatttttctgagtAAACATCTGCTTTGGAATAATAGTTTGTTTGCTTTGCTAActtataaaaatagaatgtttaGAATGGGGGTTGACATTTGGCCTGCtgcatatttttgtaaataaaggtttTCAAAAACAGTCATTCGCGTATTGCTTATGGCTACTTTCACACTAAAGCAGGAGAATTGAGTAGCAGCAACAGATAGTGTGGCCTgccaaatggaaaataattactgtctggcccttttctggaagagtttgctGACCTTTGGTCTAAAGTGAGAAAACCCTCTGTCGTCTTTCCTGGTTTATTTCTTGGTGTAGTTCCAGGTAAAGCTTGGTGGAAGGGGCACTGGCTCAGAAGATGGAGCAGAGGCTGTTTTTATGTTGAGGTCTTGCCTTCTGTGTGAGGAAGTGATGTGTGGTCCTGCCAACTAGGGATGTGTTACAAGATGCTCTGAACGTATTCAGAGCATTGCTGTGCTGTATTTCTTTCAATGTCAGGTCTGAAGTATTCTCAGAagttttcctctctccctgggcaGTTTGAttagaaaactgtttttaaaaaaagaaagatgaaacttTCTGAAGAGATTTTATTAGAGTTTTACCCTTGAACTCTGAAGATACCCTCATGGCATATATTATCCATATACTTGTGACTCAGTTAATGGCCCCTTTTTCTTGAGCATATAGTTTTTGGTAAACTTCCAAAGGCTGTTGTCATCACTGAGTTTTAGTACAGTTTGTTGCTTCTTGTATTAGGAGTAAGTTCAGCTGCAGAATCTAAAAGCCTAAAATCACAGTGTTTTCTAAGCAAGGTAGCAAAAAGAGGCCCGGGATTGCTTTCCAGTTGCTTAGCTTCAGACCCCTCATAGCCTGCTTTGTCCATGGTCTTTTCTGTTATCTCATagaaaaagtttcttttattttcctcattcgGTACTTCTCCTCCTTTTTTACCTAGATAGTTATTCATGTTATTCATCtgtgtacattttatatattcagtaaacatttgtgaaTTATTCCCATTAGGAGATGATATTTATAGGTGACCAGGACATTCTTGTTCCTGCTAATAACCTAAAACTGAAGAAGAGGAATTGGTTTTCCAAGTGTAAAGTCTAGCGTGAAATGTATGCTGGGGAGAAATTGACTCTCTCTTAAATACACCTGGTGTTAGGTCTGTGTGAACATCAGATGACACTGACAAATCTGTAAAGGTGCAAGTCTTTAGGTAGCATCAGACAGGCGCACAGCCCCCCAGCACCGTTCTTCTGATCATCCTTTGTCTTCCTGTAGGTGGCAGAAGTGGTGAGGCCATTGTAGATGCTGCTCTCAGTGCTCTGCGCCAGCTCGTCAAGGATCGCCTTGGGGGAAGGAGCGGTGGATATAGTTCTGGAAAACAGGTAAGGCTGTATGGTGTCAACTTTTAATGTGTGTGGTGATTGTGAAGCCTGAGTGTAAACTCCTTGTAGaagataattttttgttttaacattttaagttggttatcttttatttaaaaaataacaggagGTTGAGTCAGCTGATCCCAGACAGAATCAGCCACCTAGCCTGCTCATTTGGCCACCTCAGAATCACTGTCACCATAGGCAGTCAGCCCCAGGGCGTCTTGCCACAACTGCAGGGTGAGACCCAGGCCCCCAGCTAGGCATCCTTGTCCCAGGCTGACAGAAGAGTTTGGACTGTAGAGGGAGAAAGAGCTCCAGGCCAAGGTTGCTGGCGCCCTGGGATCCCTGGCCTTCAGAGCTCCAAAGTGGAGAGACCAGCTCTCCTCCCCACTGACTTTGGGCAGACAAGGATGAAATTTGGATGACCTCTTGGCCTGTATCTGTGGCAGTCAGCCCAAAATCCCTGGAAAATTCTGCATAAATGgataaggaagaagagaaagaagttcCTGTTCTATGGATTGGTATTTTAGATGCCCCTGTATGAAGTTGTGAAGTTTAACCACGATGTACTTATGTTCTTGTGAGAAGACATTAAATTCTTactgatgggggctggccccgtggccaagtggttaagtccgtgtgcttcccttcagcggtccagggtttcgctggttcggatcctgacgcggacatggcactgctcatcaggccctgctgaggcggagtcccacatgccacacctagaaggacccacaactagaacataggactatgtaccggggagatttggggagaaaaaggaaacaaaagaaagattggctacagatgctagctcaggtgccaatcttaaaaaaaataataatttcttactgataaatatgtataaaatggcCCTTCTCTCTTCTAGGAGGCTGGTAAAACTAACTCTACACAGACTTCGAGTTTACAGAGATTTCATACTCTCGTGTTTTATTTCAAACTTAGGCGTTTAATGAGCCCAGCTGTCTTCCCTGCCTCCATGGCTGCTGGCCCAGGCCACACACAGCAAGATAGCCAGACTGACTGCTGCTTAGGGTTAGCACTGAagaaatttctctgaaaaaagagaaggattaatTGCAATTTTCAGCTTTCTTGATCTATGAAAAGGTAGTAACTAGTTATGTTTAGCATCCTGGGACACAGCGGCAGCTGTGTTTGAGTCTGAGTTAGAATAATGTTATTAAGGTGGTTCTTTGAGCCATGTTGAGGTTTCTCTTAAAAATAGTAGGTGATAGAGGTAAAAGTAACAGTAAGGAATGTCCCCAACCTGAGTAAAATAGTTTTCACTTGAAGGAAAAACTCAAAACTTTGGTAAGATGTAGAGGCAGTTAGTGCATTTAAAAGAGGAATAGTGTGCTTTTTGGCCAAATTGTAGTTTAATGTTTAATGTCACAAATGACAGGGTAGAAGTGAAAGCTCAAGTAAGAAAGATGTGATTGAGCTGACGGATGACAGCTTTGATAAGAACGTCCTTGACAGTGAAGATGTTTGGATGGTCGAGTTTTATGCTCCTTGGTGTGGACACTGTAAAAAGTAAGTGCTTTTTACTGAGTACTTTTTAAGTCGCGGTGGTTTTAGTGTGTTTGTGCAGCTCACTTTGAAAGAGCTGAACGGGAGCAGAGATGATCACCAGGCTCTCCTCCAGAAAAGCTCTGACTCTAAATGAATGTTAAACATTGGCATTAGTGCCAAGGGTTTCCTTTGTCATATCGTCAAGGGTTAACAGGGAGCTGGCATCCAGATTTGAGGGGAGTGACAAAGGCCTGGGAAGCAAATGTGTGAAGGGTCGCATCGTATCTTTCGTAAAGCTACAcataaaatgttttccaagtgTGATTTAACTGGATTGGGCAGAAAATGCACACAGAGTACTTGTGCTGAGAGTTGAAATACCCTTTGaaagtgaatatatttttctacagCCTGGAGCCAGAATGGGCAGCTGCAGCTACAGAGGTCAAAGAGCAAACGAAAGGGAAAGTGAAACTCGCAGCTGTGGACGCTACCGTCAACCAGGTGCTGGCCAGCCGCTATGGGGTGAGTGTATCCCTCAGGCCCATTTCTCTGTGAAATACGCAATATTTTCAACTGTGACTTCGTGCAGGACTCCAGGCCCCCCTGTGAGGTAGGAGGGGAGATGGTTAGCCATTTTGTAATGAAGAAATTAAGTCACTTTATTGTCATAATGAATTAGTGAGTCTGGAACTCGGGacggttgttttgtttttcttttcccccagtcTCACTACTGTGTGCTCACTGTGACTTTCAACTTGCCCAAGCTTTTACAGGTTGTTCATGTGGTATTTGAAGTTGGTCCGTTTGTTCTAGAGCAGACACATCGTATCCAAACCCTGGATACGTACTTGATACAATTTGGCTAAGCCTGGCTGTCAGGCTGTTAAAACCCCCTGATTACAGACCTCTGTGTGTTATCCCTTAGACAGTGATGCAGGCTAGGGAGTATTTTTGTTACATTAAATTACCTATAAGGTAGTTTTAGAAACCGTAAAGATTATTGTATTTCTTACTAAATGTTAATTTGATTTTGtactctgatctttttttttaaatagattaggGGATTTCCTACAATCAAGATATTTCAGAAGGGCGAGTCTCCTGTGGATTACGATGGGGGGCGGACAAGATCAGACATCATTTCACGGGCCCTCGATTTGTTTTCTGATAACGCCCCACCTCCTGAGCTGCTTGAGGTAACGGCTTCAGTCATTCCTAGTAAGGAAAGCTCTTCCAGTCTGATGGGGGTGTTAAAGCAGTGACCCTCTTTTTGTCTCTTCACATTagctctttcccttttttaaaatgctttcttttaagtgttttatgTACTTTCAAATGGGCAAAACCTATCTGATAAATTGCTGCTTTTCATACCTTTTAGTACTAAAATAATTGCACTATGAGCAAAAGTGTACCTAAGCTTCTTAAAAATAGATTGGATCCAGCCACTTCCATTTATTGTTCTcgaaataatagctaacatttattgagcacctaaccCTGTCGCAGACACTGTTCTGCTTTTatgtagatttttctcttttagttctcCCATGAGCACTTAGAGGtagatactatttttattttcattttgcatataaggaaactgaggcatagagagccTCAAATTCACATAACTGTGTAGTACGTATAAATATGTCTGTCTGTCTAAATGATTAAGTGTCAGAGCCAGGCTATGGCCAGGCGTTCTGATTGTAGAGACCGTGTATATTTGCCAGTGCCTCACCAGCAGCACAGATAGATGGCTTTGGAAGAAATGATAGAAATCCTTTACAGAACATTATTGTTGGTCTTTCTGTAAAGCATATAAGGTGGTATTATAGAAGTCTTACCTATCTCTTgaattgctttgctttttaatgaAAGTGATGGTGCTAAGTCTTTGTATTCACGCTTACCTTTGGGTTTTGCATCATGTGGCCTTCCAACTGTCCCTTGTGTTTTGGGTCCCACAGATCATCAACGAGGACATCGCCAAGAAGACATGTGAGGAGCATCAGCTCTGTGTCGTGGCTGTGCTGCCCCATATTCTTGATACTGGTACGATGAACTGGAACTCGCTTGCCCTTAGTTGTTCTGTGCTACCTGCTCTGAGGACACTTTCTAAATGGATTAATGATACAGACgcctttatttttacctttaaaaatttttctctgtttaaatcAGGAGCTGCAGGCAGAAATTCTTATTTGGAAGTTCTTCTGAAGTTGGCAgacaaatacaaaaagaaaatgtgggggTAAGTTATTGAACTTATTATCTGAGTGTCGTTTGGACAGGAGAGTGTAGTGCTTATTGAAAGTATCTGGTTCCCTCTGGGTTTCTGTAGGATGTCTTCTTTTGTGTGCCTTggcatgtttttttctttaaaatacaaaaataatcatcATCTAGGAGGAAAAGAAGTAATGCAGGTCTCTTATTTATTAGACACTTATTTGTACCACAGCATACTTTTTCTCATAGGAATCGTGTTTTAAATGGTGATTGGGGTCCCAGGCTAGCAAGCAAAAACTTAAATTAGTAACAAATGAGTTCTGGTACAACCTTGAAGTCTAGATAAGGAAGCGGAAACAGAAGCGTGTTTCTTCACCCTCTCCTGCGTGAGGCCTGGATCTGGgcagactttttaaataaagtacgTCTCCGTCTCCTTCCTGCTTGTCTTTTTGCTTCTCATCCTCAGTATGCATTGCTGTCCCAGGTACCTCGTGCCACTTGCTGTCACTCTCACAATGACCTTGTGCCTTCGTTAGTTCAGCGAGTGTTTATTGTGTGACACGCTCTGAAGTTCTTTATTCTGCATCAAGAAATTGGGTTGAGCATTTCTATGTGTATTGAATAATGACATAtccataactttttaaaagaagttattaCACTTCTAAAGAGCACACAGATAATCCAGATGATATTGGTAGGGTTTCAGGTAATAAAGACAGCAAATTCATCAAATTTAGTGAGTAATGTTTTGGGAGCTGCGAGAACTGTCTTATAGATGGACCAATCCATTCTGGAGTTAGGGTTTAGGGAACGTAAGAGAGGAGCTGTGGTTACTTAAGAGCACGTCTACAGTACATTATTCAAAAAACTTACCTtctgctttccatttatttctgcacCCATTTCAttccataaaatatttgaagtgtaatggacaaagagaacagtttagtggtacCAGAGGGTGGGGcggttggggagtgggcacaacGGGTGAAGGGGCAcgtttatatggtgactgacacataataatatacaactgaaatttcacaatgtcatTAACTATTAATGACcttaattaaaaagatatttttactttaaaaaatacacatatttgaaGTGTAGTCTTTTGTTCTTTAATTAAAATCTGCTAGATTCTAATTACTTTGAAAGGGATCTCTGCTCTGAAAACCAGTCTGCTTTTCTAGGTGGCTGTGGACAGAAGCTGGAGCCCAGTCTGAGCTCGAGACTGCACTGGGCATTGGCGGGTTTGGATACCCCGCCATGGCAGCCATTAATGCGCGCAAGATGAAATTTGCCCTTCTGAAAGGATCTTTCAGTGAGCAAGGCATTAACGAGTTTCTCAGGTAATTTCTTGCCTTCCTGAGTTGTTCTCATTTTGTCTGTTTGGTActgttgcagttttttttttttttcaaaactaggTTTACATAGACCAGGCGATAATGGAATTATTTTGCATTGGACATTCCAGAGAATTAgatgtttataaaaattagagCTCATCTTCCTGAGCTTTGTTCTCGTTTCCATGGAAGCATTCTGTGTAGTGGATGATGCTAATACTTTCCTGTTCTCAGGCCAACTCCTTCTTCTGGCAGTTGGCACTGGCTCTTCCTGATTCTCCGAAGGGTCTCCTAAGGGTCGCCCATCCCCACGGCGTGCTTTGTCCCCTGTCTTCGGGTGCTGTGGTCTCCATCCCCACGGCGTGCTTTGTCCCCTGTCTTCGGGTGCTGTGGTCTCCATCCCCACGGCGTGCTTTGTCCCCTGCCTTCAGGTGCTGTGGTCTCCATTTCTGGCAGTTGGCTTTAGAATGTCAGTATTGAAAATGGGTATACATCCTAAAGTAACTCCAACAGTGTGCAAATGACTGGATGCTTTCTCAACGTCAAACCCAATTTATAGAGCTTACTACCGTGTGCTGCTAGTCAACGCATCCTAAAACTGACTGTGGTCATCTTTTAGGCAAATGCAAGGCATTGACCCTGTGCTTTCTCTCAGATGTGTGGTAATTTGATTAAGGCTTCTTCCCGTAACTGTGAGCTCCATGAAGCTGAATCTCTTGCACAGTATTTTCTCTCTGGTCACTGCTCAGGAGCCTGGCTGATGACAAGCTCTTGGTAAATagttcatgaatgaatgaaccctggctgctggaaCAGTTTCGATTAGGAAAGGTAGCACTGCCCTCGAGGGGCTTCCTGTTCATCAGCAGACGACACATTGAAGGAGGACTGCTGAACGATGTCCTTATCCTTTTTCAGCAGCTAATTCCAATGTTGAAAACTTAGGAAACGTCTGAGAATAGTAAGCAATAGTGAGATTGAGCCTTTGCACTCACTTATTGGAAATTACAGGTTCTTACCCcagctttaattttatttacgtTTACTTTCAACCAGGTTTCCTCTTCTAGTTTTTTAAGTACAGAGGAGGTATGCGCTTCATGGAAAAGGTGCAGGGACGATAGCATGTTGTAAACCTGAGCCAGTTACTTTTGTGCTTGAGATCATACAGGCCAGTGGGTCTCAAACTTTGTGCCCTGGAGGTGGCAGAAAACCTCGGAACCTGCTTGGTCCAATGGAGAAAAGTGTGTGGGGATGAATAGGAAGGAAACAAGCTGCCTGCCGGTGTATTGTTTCTAGCTGCATGGGAATCCGGTTTTCTAAGAACTGAACGTGCAGAGAGCACAGCACCGGTGAGGAGCCTGCGTCCAACGGTCAGTCCCGGGCCTGGCCGAGAGCTGGTGTCTGCGTCTGCCTAGTGGCGAGAGGCACTGACACGCAGCCTTGAAAAACCACAGAACTGCCGCCCTCTGGCTGTtggaaaatcaaaaacaaaaataccatcGGTGCAAGTGTGCAGTTTTTCAGACAGCCCATAGAAGTTTAACGTGGTAACGATGAAGCTAAGCTAACAGTTTATGAATGTAGTGGCAGCGATTGAAAGCTGTGATCGACCCACAATGACATTAGTGATTCCCGCGTCTTTCCCTGAGATGGTCGTGTGTGTTCCTCCTGGGGCAGCAGCCCGAAGATAGAAGTACATGACTGTGCATTATGCACCCGGAAGGGCAGAAAGGACTCGAGTTTACTGTCAGTTCGTGGCTCTTCAGTTTGTTGGAAAGCAGCAGCCAGAGTTCTCGGGATCTGTCTGTTAGAAGAGGTCTCTGTTAGCATTTAGCCTGCAGAGAAAATGGTGGCGGGGGAGAAGCCTAACTGGGCtattaaaaaacctttttttttaagcaactgaACTCTGCTCTGAAGGCACAGTTCCCTCAGAATTTTGTTACTATTTAAAGGAGGTTTGGCATCTTCCCATTAGTCTTTGTTTGCCCTTGCTGCTGACTTTAAGGAAgcaagctttttgtttttcaagcacCAACCCCATCCACCAAATGTCCAGTAGCAGATACGTTGGCATTTTATTGAAAAGGCTCATGTTTAGAGATGATGAATAACCTGATTAAGGACACAAAACTAACACGAAGTAGAACCGCTGGCTTTTTATTATTCACATGCGTTTGTATTTCCCACATGAGCCAGAGCTTGGATTGGCCTGTGCCCCTTCCTGGTAAACTGAGCCATTCTAGCGTAGATTTTAGACAGACTGAGAGACACAGGTCTGACTTCCTGTGTGGAATACCTCTCTTCTGCCCGTACATTGGCATGGCAGTCAGCATCCTGTCCTGTGTGACATGTACAGTTCAGTGAATGGTGGTAAAGTGGGTTGTAGAGCATATGAGAaccctcttttctaatgtaactGATATATCTACTAGCTTTCTCAACATTGGCAccttgacattttgggctggatagtTGGTTTGTCCTGTTTATTATAGGATGTTTGGTAGCCCCCCTGGCCTCTACCTTTTAGATGCCAGCAGCATCCCCTACACACACAGtgtgtgacaatcaaaaatgtctgcagatgggccagccctgtggcatagcggttaagttcacccactccacttcagcatcctgaggttcgccagttcagatcctgggcgcggatctatgcactgcttatcaggccatgctgtggcaggcatcccacatataaagtagaggaagataggcacagatgttagctcagggccagtcttcttcagcaaaaagaggaggattggcagtggatgttagctcagggctaatcttcctcaaaagaaaaaatgtctgcagacattgccagatgtcctcTGGGGACAAAAATTGCCCCCATTTAAGAACCACCgatatacattgtgaaaaatGCAAAGTAGCCAAAGGTGATGGATAAAATTACCCAGTTTTTCCCACCATGCAGGTAGCCGTTGTCAGACACATACAGGAAACTTGGTATCCTGTTGGgcgttttttctcttttgcccaTATCCCAAGCACCCTGCACTGGAGGATATTGAGGCTTCTTTCAAGGAATCCTTGCTCACGTGTGGTGACTGCCTCTCCATCTTTCCAGTGACGTGTTTTCTGTCAAGACCTGCCAAAGTCAAGGCTAACATGCTGTTCCACAGCATagctc
This genomic interval from Equus quagga isolate Etosha38 chromosome 5, UCLA_HA_Equagga_1.0, whole genome shotgun sequence contains the following:
- the PDIA6 gene encoding protein disulfide-isomerase A6 yields the protein MARVVFGLMSCTLFLAVNGLYSSSDDVIELTPSNFNREVIQSDSLWLVEFYAPWCGHCQRLTPEWKKVATALKDVVKVGAVDADKHQSLGGQYGVQGFPTIKIFGSNKNRPEDYQGGRSGEAIVDAALSALRQLVKDRLGGRSGGYSSGKQGRSESSSKKDVIELTDDSFDKNVLDSEDVWMVEFYAPWCGHCKNLEPEWAAAATEVKEQTKGKVKLAAVDATVNQVLASRYGIRGFPTIKIFQKGESPVDYDGGRTRSDIISRALDLFSDNAPPPELLEIINEDIAKKTCEEHQLCVVAVLPHILDTGAAGRNSYLEVLLKLADKYKKKMWGWLWTEAGAQSELETALGIGGFGYPAMAAINARKMKFALLKGSFSEQGINEFLRELSFGRGSTAPVGGGAFPAISTREPWDGKDGELPVEDDIDLSDVELDDLEKDEL